One Brassica napus cultivar Da-Ae chromosome C4, Da-Ae, whole genome shotgun sequence genomic region harbors:
- the LOC111215106 gene encoding 40S ribosomal protein S5-1: MAAAVEIDAEIQQQLTNEVKLFNRWSFDDVSVTDISLVDYIGVQPAKHATFVPHTAGRYSVKRFRKAQCPIVERLTNSLMMHGRNNGKKLMAVRIIKHAMEIIHLLTDLNPIQVIIDAIVNSGPREDATRIGSAGVVRRQAVDISPLRRVNQAIFLLTTGAREAAFRNIKTIAECLADELINAAKGSSNSYAIKKKDEIERVAKANR; the protein is encoded by the exons ATGGCCGCCGCCGTTGAGATTGACGCTGAGATTCAGCAGCAGCTTACCAACGAGGTCAAGCTCTTCAATCGCTGGAGCTTTGATGACGTTTCG GTCACAGACATTAGTCTTGTTGACTACATTGGTGTTCAGCCTGCTAAGCACGCGACCTTTGTCCCCCACACTGCTGGAAGATACTCTGTGAAGAGGTTCAGGAAGGCTCAGTGCCCAATCGTTGAGAGGCTCACGAACTCTCTCATGATGCACGGAAGGAACAACGGAAAGAAGCTGATGGCTGTGAGGATCATCAAGCACGCCATGGAGATCATCCATCTCTTGACTGACTTGAACCCTATTCAGGTTATCATTGATGCCATTGTCAACAG TGGTCCACGTGAGGATGCGACGAGGATTGGATCTGCTGGTGTGGTTAGGAGGCAGGCTGTTGATATCTCTCCTCTAAGACGTGTGAACCAAGCCATCTTCTTGCTCACCACTGGTGCACGTGAAGCTGCGTTTAGAAACATCAAGACAATCGCTGAGTGCCTTGCTGATGAGCTCATCAATGCTGCCAAGGGATCTTCCAACAG CTATGCCATCAAGAAGAAGGATGAGATTGAGAGAGTTGCGAAGGCCAACCGTTAA
- the LOC106387369 gene encoding adenylate kinase 1, chloroplastic-like produces MARVLRVARSSSSLFSFGSRSYSAEASHVSSPPPPFLGARRDVTKERNVQWVFLGCPGVGKGTYASRLSSLLGVPHIATGDLVRDALASSGPLSRQLSEIVNQGKLVSDEIIVNLLSKRLEAGEAKGESGFILDGFPRTMRQAEILGDVTDIDLVVNLKLPEEVLVDKCLGRRTCNQCGKGFNIAHINLKGENGKPGISMDPLLPPPQCMSKLITRADDTEEVVKARLRIYNETSQPLEEYYRIKGKLMEFDLPGGIPESWPRLLEALRLDDYEEKQSAAA; encoded by the exons ATGGCGAGAGTACTGCGTGTGGCGAGATCCTCCTCCTCCCTCTTCAGCTTCGGAAGCAGATCTTATTCAGCCGAAGCTAGCCACGTGTCCTCTCCCCCTCCTCCGTTTCTTGGAGCTCGCAGAGACGTTACCAAGGAGAGAAACGTGCAGTGGGTGTTCCTCGGTTGTCCCGGTGTCGGGAAGGGGACTTACGCCAGCAGACTCTCGAGTCTCCTCGGTGTTCCTCACATCGCCACCGGAGATCTCGTCCGTGATGCGCTAGCTTCTTCCGGACCTCTCTCCCGACAG CTATCAGAGATTGTAAACCAGGGGAAGCTTGTTTCTGATGAGATCATAGTGAACTTATTATCAAAGAGACTTGAAGCTGGTGAAGCCAAGGGCGAATCAGGTTTCATTCTTGATGGCTTTCCTCGTACCATGAGACAAGCT GAAATATTAGGAGATGTCACTGACATCGATCTAGTGGTGAACTTAAAGCTACCTGAGGAGGTTTTGGTTGACAAATGCTTAGGGAGGAGAACGTGTAATCAATGCGGTAAAGGTTTCAATATAGCTCACATCAACTTAAAGGGTGAGAATGGGAAACCAGGAATCAGCATGGATCCACTTCTCCCTCCACCTCAGTGTATGTCAAAGCTCATCACTCGTGCTGATGATACTGAGGAGGTTGTGAAAGCTAGGCTCCGTATTTACAATGAAACC AGCCAGCCTCTTGAAGAGTACTACCGTATCAAGGGAAAGCTGATGGAGTTTGACTTACCTGGAGGCATCCCTGAGTCTTGGCCAAGGCTGTTAGAAGCTTTAAGGCTTGATGATTACGAGGAGAAGCAATCTGCCGCGGCGTAG